CGGTGCTGCGGGAGGTCCGCGAGATCACCGGCTTGGACGCGTAACAGGTCCATATGGACCCCGAAATGGGGTCCATATGGCAGGTTCCAGGACGCCTGGAGAAGCGTACAAAGAAGCCCTGCCCGGTTCTTCTCGGTTAAGGAGGATGGATGAAGCTGATGAGTGTCGCCAAGCGCACCGTGCAACCGCCGCCGGAGGAGCAGCTTCCGCCGGCGCCGTCTGCCGGGCTCGCAGAAACCGGCCTTCGGGCGCTGCTTGCGATCGAGGCAGGCAATCCCTCTTTTGAGTCGGCAGAGTTCCTGAAGAGGATGCTGCCGGCCGGGTCCCGCGTCAGGGTGCTGACGGTGCGTTCCTACGACTTCCAGGGCGACGGGCAGTGGGGCACCCTTGGACCCCAGCTTCCCGCCGGCCGCGACACCGAAGGCGAGGACCACCAGATCACCCTGCGCATCCTAGAAACCGTCGGTGCGAAGGTAAGCGCCA
This is a stretch of genomic DNA from Actinomycetota bacterium. It encodes these proteins:
- a CDS encoding universal stress protein; the encoded protein is MKLMSVAKRTVQPPPEEQLPPAPSAGLAETGLRALLAIEAGNPSFESAEFLKRMLPAGSRVRVLTVRSYDFQGDGQWGTLGPQLPAGRDTEGEDHQITLRILETVGAKVSAKQRFGHPPDEILAEASDWGADVILIGHHNGLGRWFVGSVADHLLKRSVVPVLVVPQISSLHLQAQASAAAT